In Kitasatospora sp. NBC_00240, the following are encoded in one genomic region:
- a CDS encoding ATP-grasp domain-containing protein, translating into MDTNRSYVLLLGLGTSYFLRERSFSGAKDASSMPVWITALDPLRFPQRFFDRVIAADDGYADSVLAAVAEWKQRGWDLAAVVPINDWGVPSGSAVAKEYGLPGLSADSAHVTRDKYAMKARFEAAGLPTPRSISVASEAEMLAATEEIGFPVVLKPVDFSGSGGVSLARTRAEAITAFAASVEHIERYRDDFPIDGTRYLVEQYVDSQEEVSVEVLCHGDRRTTLAVTEKYLSPPPVFAEVGHLVPSHRTGDTALTTLAEKACEALGIDRGVAHVEIKFDSKGAPWLIEAAARPGGDGIMDQVERAYGYNPYALHVASYLGIDPFPLVQRDPVRSSAVAFLKAQPGVIASVGIPEDLPESVVSVSVSKKPGDVVKPVADWSTRDGVVEMVWDEIFTERTTMPVELAEKLSAEIFG; encoded by the coding sequence ATGGATACGAATCGGTCGTATGTCCTTCTCTTGGGGCTCGGCACGAGCTACTTCCTGCGCGAGCGCTCCTTCTCGGGTGCCAAGGACGCGAGTTCCATGCCCGTGTGGATCACAGCGCTCGATCCGTTGCGATTCCCCCAGCGCTTCTTCGACCGCGTGATAGCGGCGGATGACGGCTACGCCGATTCCGTGCTCGCGGCGGTGGCCGAGTGGAAGCAGCGCGGCTGGGACCTTGCGGCAGTCGTGCCCATCAACGACTGGGGCGTGCCGTCGGGGAGTGCCGTCGCGAAGGAGTACGGACTGCCCGGACTCTCGGCCGATTCGGCACATGTCACACGTGACAAGTACGCGATGAAGGCGCGTTTCGAGGCGGCGGGCCTGCCGACCCCGCGCTCCATCTCCGTCGCCTCCGAGGCGGAGATGCTGGCGGCGACCGAGGAGATCGGGTTCCCGGTCGTCCTGAAGCCCGTCGACTTCAGCGGCAGCGGCGGAGTCAGCCTCGCCCGTACACGTGCCGAGGCGATTACCGCCTTCGCGGCCTCGGTGGAGCACATCGAGCGCTACCGCGACGATTTCCCCATCGACGGCACCCGCTACTTGGTGGAGCAGTACGTGGACTCCCAGGAGGAGGTCTCCGTCGAGGTGCTGTGCCACGGTGATCGGCGCACAACGCTCGCGGTCACCGAGAAGTATCTTTCGCCACCCCCTGTCTTCGCCGAGGTGGGCCACCTCGTGCCCAGCCACCGTACGGGTGACACGGCGTTGACGACCTTGGCGGAGAAGGCGTGCGAGGCCCTCGGAATCGATCGCGGGGTCGCGCACGTCGAGATCAAATTCGACAGCAAGGGCGCTCCGTGGCTCATCGAGGCGGCAGCTCGTCCCGGCGGCGACGGCATCATGGATCAGGTGGAGCGTGCCTACGGGTACAACCCCTACGCCCTGCACGTGGCGTCCTACCTGGGGATCGATCCCTTCCCGCTGGTGCAGCGCGATCCCGTCCGAAGCAGTGCCGTGGCGTTCCTGAAGGCACAGCCGGGGGTGATCGCCTCGGTGGGGATTCCCGAGGACCTTCCCGAGAGCGTGGTCTCCGTCTCCGTGTCCAAGAAGCCCGGCGATGTCGTGAAGCCCGTCGCGGACTGGAGCACCCGGGACGGCGTGGTCGAAATGGTGTGGGACGAAATCTTCACCGAGCGCACCACGATGCCTGTTGAGCTGGCGGAGAAGCTCTCCGCCGAAATCTTTGGGTGA
- a CDS encoding DUF6445 family protein → MSGGDRIIVVDHFYADPDKTRDFALSHKYRSAAAFNYPGWQSEKMVQSPALVEAFSELIGAAAVVDFDSFTFGGFRLATEETGRLANVHADQAADWAGMVYLTPNAPDNAGTGFFRHRATGLERPPTDAEARAAGYGDAFSFEERAIIPDYANVTAWELVEWVAPVYNRLILFRGSELYHASLGGCGNSPETARLTHNFFFNEVSSQGPVSLHDGRIGK, encoded by the coding sequence ATGAGCGGCGGAGACCGAATCATCGTCGTGGACCACTTCTACGCCGACCCTGACAAGACCCGTGACTTCGCCCTTTCCCACAAATACCGAAGCGCCGCCGCCTTCAACTATCCGGGCTGGCAGAGCGAGAAGATGGTGCAGAGCCCCGCACTCGTCGAGGCCTTTTCGGAACTCATCGGCGCGGCCGCGGTGGTGGATTTCGACTCGTTCACCTTCGGCGGGTTCAGACTGGCCACGGAGGAGACCGGGCGGCTCGCGAACGTCCACGCGGACCAGGCCGCCGACTGGGCCGGAATGGTCTACCTGACGCCGAATGCGCCGGACAATGCGGGCACCGGCTTCTTCCGGCACCGGGCGACCGGACTCGAACGTCCGCCGACCGATGCGGAGGCGCGGGCCGCGGGATACGGGGACGCCTTCTCGTTCGAGGAACGGGCCATCATCCCCGACTACGCGAACGTGACTGCCTGGGAACTCGTCGAGTGGGTGGCTCCGGTCTACAACAGGCTGATTCTCTTTCGAGGCAGCGAGCTGTATCACGCCTCCCTGGGAGGCTGCGGGAACTCCCCTGAAACGGCCCGGCTCACACACAACTTCTTCTTCAACGAGGTGTCGTCGCAGGGACCTGTCTCCCTCCATGACGGCCGAATCGGAAAGTAG
- a CDS encoding pentapeptide repeat-containing protein, protein MRSLVSVARGCRPEVPDAEVPSLALIPLSGALLTCEGEDVVTPGLQNTAFRPTLPLVTGRSAGELSGTGLGLRTLALVSEEFDGADQQTLVLHTVVDGWNLIRRDGPGMDLRRADLRGAGLAHADLRGADLRGADLRGADLERADLRGALLQGADLRGAVLKRTNLIDADLREADLRRVDLSHSDFRGAEFARSALRGAEVWSAFVGDASMEDAYLDGVEMSRADERGRRRREPRDANPPAAAAASSRSDS, encoded by the coding sequence GTGCGCTCGTTGGTGTCGGTCGCGAGGGGATGTCGTCCCGAAGTTCCGGACGCAGAGGTACCGAGCCTCGCGCTGATCCCCTTGTCCGGGGCGCTGCTCACCTGCGAGGGCGAGGACGTGGTGACGCCCGGGCTGCAGAACACCGCGTTCCGTCCGACTCTTCCTCTTGTCACCGGCAGGAGCGCGGGAGAGCTGAGCGGAACAGGGCTGGGGCTGCGGACACTTGCCCTGGTCTCGGAGGAATTCGACGGCGCGGACCAGCAGACCCTGGTGCTGCACACCGTCGTCGACGGCTGGAACCTGATACGCCGTGACGGCCCGGGCATGGATCTGCGACGGGCCGATCTGCGGGGTGCCGGCCTCGCCCATGCCGATCTGCGCGGCGCCGATCTCCGGGGCGCCGATCTGCGGGGTGCCGACCTCGAACGCGCCGACCTGCGGGGTGCGTTGCTTCAGGGTGCCGATCTGCGTGGCGCCGTACTGAAGCGGACGAACCTCATCGATGCCGACCTGCGGGAAGCGGATCTGCGGCGGGTCGACCTGAGCCACAGCGACTTCCGCGGCGCCGAGTTCGCTCGCTCGGCACTCCGGGGCGCCGAGGTGTGGTCGGCGTTCGTGGGCGACGCGTCGATGGAGGACGCCTACCTCGACGGTGTGGAGATGTCCCGTGCCGATGAGAGGGGGCGGCGTCGCCGGGAACCTCGGGACGCCAACCCGCCTGCAGCCGCCGCGGCATCCTCACGAAGTGACAGCTGA
- a CDS encoding MFS transporter, whose product MTTDETSTLELPEAEATGKSPVPAATVRRLLLALFLNFGITSIACYSLLPMLPVLMEGWHSGPVTVGGVLFVFSALRFCGFIVVDRLDLSRVRLTLTMSLAVAAGLMGTAVLLRGVRTAVVLLIFGVAVCMSINSVTVRTCIGDFVEAAEERVGAFSRLQVVTNLCSAGGPMLGALLYFRSAGSWMLVTALIFGVSAAMTLLAVPKGLTLSTHRSPKDRSWWRGALRNRDLRRVALASFTCFILYSQLFSAMPLYLFDIAQPAVAGSVFLVNALLVVLLQMPVGRWAGRRMARSGGGLRMFAAVSACMAASLLLTGLSHLAIAWLVLAILIFTVGETILGAVNDQSFMAVKGDLDTLSSVKSRMAVTALGSSVGSFIGGSCSLAVAHAWRFDAYWYLIAGLGVCAAGAFWKRGRG is encoded by the coding sequence GTGACCACCGACGAGACCAGTACGCTCGAGCTCCCCGAGGCAGAGGCAACCGGCAAGTCCCCCGTACCCGCTGCCACCGTCCGTCGCCTGCTCCTCGCCCTGTTCCTCAACTTCGGCATCACCAGCATCGCCTGCTACTCACTGCTCCCGATGCTGCCCGTCCTCATGGAGGGCTGGCATTCGGGGCCGGTCACCGTGGGCGGTGTGCTCTTCGTCTTCAGCGCCCTGAGGTTCTGCGGATTCATCGTGGTCGACCGGCTGGATCTCAGCCGGGTCAGGCTGACCCTCACCATGTCGTTGGCTGTGGCGGCCGGGCTGATGGGCACAGCGGTGCTGCTCAGGGGCGTACGGACCGCCGTCGTGCTGCTCATCTTCGGCGTGGCCGTCTGCATGAGTATCAACTCGGTGACCGTGCGCACCTGCATCGGTGATTTCGTGGAGGCCGCGGAGGAACGCGTGGGCGCGTTCTCACGCCTGCAGGTGGTGACCAATCTCTGCTCGGCCGGCGGTCCCATGCTGGGCGCGTTGCTGTACTTCCGGTCGGCCGGGTCGTGGATGCTGGTCACCGCCCTGATCTTCGGTGTCTCCGCCGCGATGACTCTTCTGGCAGTGCCCAAGGGGCTGACGCTGTCGACTCACCGCAGCCCCAAGGACCGGAGCTGGTGGCGGGGCGCACTGCGCAACCGCGACCTGCGCCGGGTCGCGCTTGCCTCGTTCACGTGTTTCATCCTGTACTCCCAGCTCTTCTCGGCGATGCCGCTGTACCTCTTCGACATCGCCCAACCTGCCGTGGCCGGTTCGGTGTTCCTCGTCAACGCGCTGCTCGTGGTGCTGTTGCAGATGCCGGTCGGGAGGTGGGCCGGACGGAGGATGGCGCGCAGTGGCGGTGGATTGCGGATGTTCGCGGCGGTGTCCGCCTGCATGGCGGCCTCCCTTCTCCTGACGGGGCTCTCCCATCTGGCAATCGCTTGGCTCGTACTGGCGATTCTGATCTTCACCGTCGGCGAGACGATCCTCGGTGCGGTGAACGACCAGTCGTTCATGGCGGTGAAGGGGGACCTGGACACTCTTTCCTCGGTGAAGAGCCGAATGGCGGTCACGGCGCTGGGGTCGTCGGTCGGATCCTTCATAGGCGGCAGCTGCTCACTCGCGGTGGCTCACGCCTGGCGCTTCGACGCCTACTGGTATCTGATCGCGGGCCTCGGGGTGTGTGCGGCCGGTGCGTTCTGGAAGCGAGGCAGAGGCTGA
- a CDS encoding RICIN domain-containing protein yields MVNKGSGEDLVVLGASRDAGAGILQCVYASGAKTNDEWLVEDAGDGRIRFANRYSALYLTAATAQGGRFEQRPFDGSSRQLFTVS; encoded by the coding sequence ATCGTCAACAAGGGCAGCGGCGAGGACCTGGTCGTCCTCGGTGCCTCCCGCGACGCCGGCGCCGGGATCCTCCAGTGCGTCTACGCAAGCGGGGCGAAGACCAACGACGAGTGGCTGGTGGAGGACGCCGGTGACGGGAGGATCCGCTTCGCCAACCGCTACAGCGCCCTCTACCTGACGGCTGCCACGGCCCAGGGAGGCCGGTTCGAACAGCGACCGTTCGACGGCTCCTCCCGACAGCTGTTCACCGTGTCCTGA